Within the Canis lupus familiaris isolate Mischka breed German Shepherd chromosome 26, alternate assembly UU_Cfam_GSD_1.0, whole genome shotgun sequence genome, the region GCAGCGTCCCTGCGAGCAGCAGCCACACCAGCTCATGGGTTAGGGGACTTCTGCCTGTGGTGACTCCAGCTTTCTGTGTAAGTaggaaaatgaagtttttaaaatacatcatcCATTTACATAAAAAGTGCCAGCTAATGTAAAGCGAAATGCTGATTAAGTCACAGCAGGTAAGCAGTTGTACTGTGGGCACGGGGGTTGGGGGAGCCCCGCAGGCCCAGTTCCCCCGCTCCTCAGACCCCAGTCCCTACATCTGTATGGCCAGGCCCCTCTCCTGGGGATGCTGTGAGGCAGACGCAATAGGACACGTGTGCATAAGGACAGGTAGGCGCCTGGACAGGGCCGACCCACTTGTGACAGAGGTGCCAGCCGTGTCCCCCACCGTGCCTCTGGCAGCACCTTCCCCTTCTGTGTCCCCAGCAGCCTGAGGCAGCACAGTGTAGACAAGGAAAGGGAAACCAAGCCCTGGCCCTGATCCCACTCTCCCCAGCTTCCCTGGGACAGACCCTCCCCAGGCACAACCCAGCTATCCCTGGTGGTCCGAGGACACAAGGAAATGGCACCACGAACATTCTGTGGGGGCCCTGATGACTGGACCATTAGGGTGACACGTGTGGACGGGGCCAAGGACACATCACTATGGGGAGCTGGTGGGTGGGTGCCGGAGAGGCAGGTGGGTGCTAGAGAGGTGGACGCACCAGGTCGGGCCTCGCCTTGTCCAgactggggagaggcagggagtcTGAACCAGCAGAAGAACCGGGCAGGGGAAGGACATCAACTTATCCAAGACCACCAAGGGGCCACCAGGAAGACCCTTGCAGGTCCAGTGTGGGCTCTAAGAAGACCTAAAAGGGGGGCGCAGATAAGGAACCCCAGGGCACGATGTTCAGGCAGGAAAGAGGGTGCACGAACGGCCAAAAATGTAGAACACCAGATTCCAGGATGCCAGGCATGAAAGGGCAGTGGGAAACATCTTACGAAGAGGGGAGGAAGACCGATAATCAGTGACCGTGCAGGCAGAGGCTTTTCCGGACCTGATGTTTCTAAAATAGAGCCACGGTGGGAGCTGACACAGGGCTGCAGTTCCggagggcagagagggggccCACCCTCTAGAGGAAGACAGAAATGACATGGGCGGCTTTGGCCCCAGGAGGCCGTGGGAACCCCTTTGGACCTGCGAGCTGAGGCCAGCCCAAGGCCAGCAGCAGAGGcgtgcagagcccagcatggcAGGGTACCCCCATGTGCCTCTCCTTCTGCCGGCACCTGCAGACCCGCGATGTGGGCCTGCTGGGACGTGGGGTAGGGCCTTCCCTGCTTGGCCCAGAAGCCCTTATGTGAGGAAGGGCCTGAGGTCACAGACACCTAGCCTgagcctccagcctcctcccaaTCCAGGTCGCCACAGGAGCAGCTGCTGGGTGCCAGGGTGGAGCTGGCAGGTGGGAGAGCCACTGCTGCCAGAGCAGAAGGTGTCTGAGCAAGCTGGGGCGGGGTGTGGGGCCAGGGGACAGCAGTGCTGAGTCATAGCTCTGCCCCAGCAGGCTGATGCTTGGCCTGCATGGGGGGGCAACGGGCCGGCAGCTCTTGGGGGGTGGAAAGGCCCAGGACCTCAGGCTGATGATCCTCACGCTAGGGGCTGAGCACTCCCCAGGGAGCATCAGGCTGGGTGCATGTGTCACGTGTGCAAGAAGACTCAGGCCCACCAGTGTGCCCTAGGTGTGTGGTCTCGCCCTGCCTGCTGGCCCTGAAACCTGAGTTGCCCTCTGCCTCTGGGGTTCTACCTGtggtctcacacacacacacacaggcctctGAGTGGCCTCTGCTTGGGCGCCAGACAACCTTGCCTCTCTAGCCATTCAGTCTAGGCATGGGCCTGCCTCTTCACTGGGGTCAGACTCCCCTCCCTGGCTCCTCACTTTCTGATGGTCCAGGACACTGCGTGGAGTGGGCTTTccttgggtggggagggagtcCACAGAGTGAGGGGCTTGGCTTCTTGTTTCCACCTCCCTCCAAGGAAGTGGGTGCCCTGGTGACGAGCGAGCCCCGCCCGCCGAGGCCAGGCCTTCTCCAGCCCGGTAAGCTGATAAGCCGTCTTCTCTCCTTGGAGACCCTCTGGCTTAGCCCGGCTTGGGCAGCAACACTTTGGTGACCTTGGCTCTGGGCTCCCTTcctctgcgggggggggggggggagtgtacAGAAGGGGCTGGTGTCGCACAGCCCTGGtctgccctgctctgcccagcCCCTAAGTCAGCCGTTAGTGAGGACCACAGGGGACGTGTTACAGTGCCGGGGCTCTGTGCCAGGTCACGTGGGGCATGCCTGGGGAGAGCCATGGCCTGTGTGGTGGGCATCCAGGGTACAGGGCAGCAGAGTATGGAAAGGCCCCAGAGAGGTGGTAGCAGCACTGTACTCCACCATGGCCCTGGCTCAGGACTGTCACCTGGCATCTGTGATGTGAATGGAGACTTGAGAGGGTCAtgtctggggggagggggcagtgagaCGTGAGGACGGGCTGGGCCTGTCAGGAAGTGAGCAGGGACCAAGGTCAGGGGcctggggtgcagggcagggcaggTCTTAAAGAGCATATGTGGTGTGTGTGCTCAAGTATCTGGCCTGCACGCTGCCGTCAAGGGGTCCCTGAGTAGGCTCTGGGTTTGGGGATCGCATCCTGGCAGCCTTTACGTACACAGGCAAGTGGGTAGGTGAGTCAGGGAGACCGTGAGGGGATGTGATGGAGCTCATCAAGAGTCATGGCCACGGTGGGCCACATGTCTGCAGAGCCCACCATGGCACACCTGCCACTTCCTCCCAGCATCCCCTCTCCAAGGATGGCCCCACTCCCAGCCTACTGGCCAGACCCTGGGGTGCCCGAACCCTACCACCGCTCTGCCACCAGGCACTGCCCATCATACAGCCCGTGTGTCACCTGGATAGCTGCACCCTGTTCTAGTCACACACAGGGCACTCCTTGCTCAAACCTTGGCTGGCTTCTAGCTCGctcagagagaaagccagagttCTTACAGTGACCCCCTCACATTAGATGCCAgctccccaccttccttcctgacCCTCAGACTGGCCAAGCACATTCTCAGCCCAGAGCCTTTGAACCAGCTGTTCCACTCCCGTCACCATCTGCTCGTGGTCACCTAGCACCTGTCAGGGCCTGCCCACCTCCATAGACCTGCAGCCTTAGGTTAAGCAGCACCCCTGACCCTGCTCCTGTGCAGCTTGGCACCTTCCCCATCACAGAGTCTTTGCTGCCTTTGATCTGATTctcacctccctccacctgcGTAAACTCAGGCGCCCGTCTTTGATTCATTCAGCAGTcgtgtgtcccccaccccccaagcccctGGTGAGTGGTTAGTAGGCCCTGACTCCTCCCCTTGGTCCCTCTCACGCACCTCAGCCCCATTCCACAGTGTAGCTCGTACCTCCTCTGCTTCAGGCACACCACAGGTAGCCACCCACAGTCATGGGCGTGCACTGACATATTCCCACGCACATGCGTGGACCTACACACAGGCACATACCTAGATgggtgcatacacacatacacagtccTGCAAACATatacatgtgcgtgtgtgtaacCCCagacatgcgcacacacacaaccacatgGCCACAGCTCTGCACCCACACAGTAGGTGCCCCTGActgtccctgcctcctcctctcaccTGTGacaccttcctctctctctgtccaaccATTCTGACTGTCCTTCAGCTCCCCAGGTACGCCATGGTTCATCTCTCCCTTCgcccacagggcctttgcacacaccCTTCCTCTCACTGGTACACTCTTTCCCTCACCCACTCCTCAGTAATTTCCAACCAGCCCAGCAgtgctgtggtggtggtggtggtaagggATGGGATTTGTGGGTGTCAGGCCCCAGGGACCTGTGAGCAGTTACTGAACCAGGTAACCGTGTAGTCATCCAGCCCTTGGCTCTTCATCTCCAGGCCAATGGCAAGGAGGCCCAGTAAAGCCCAGattagactgagagagagaggactggCAGGAATCGCACATAAAGGCAAAGAAGCCAAGCCTCAGGATGGGACAGTGCTGAGGTCCCATTTGGACCTCAGCAAATACTCTTGTTCACAGGCCCCCCTCCCTGTGTCCGTGCGCAGCCCAGTCCCCAACATTGAGCACCGATATACCCTGGGATGTGGCTGAGCCCTGCAGAACCACAGGGGGAATTCTGAGTGGGCCTTGCCTCTTTGGATCTGAAAGAAGAGGGTGCTTCTAAGAGAGGGACCCACCTTGGATGTGTCTGTTGGTGGCTGCCCCATGTAGGTGGCAAAAGCTCCCAGGCTTGGCCTGGTGCACACAATTGCCTCCTGGCTGTTTCCTTCCCCCTTACTCCCACGTTGCCTTGTGGCTGCACTGGTCAGGGACCACCCGGCCAGCCCCAGGCTGCCCGCCCACTGCCCCCAGACTACTCCTGATTCTCAGAAGCCCAGCCCTTGGCCTTGGGGTTGTGGAGCACGCACTTGCCAAAACACAAATCATGCCTTCTTAGGGCGGCTTTGGACTTGAAGGCTGGGTGGGGAATCTTGGTCCCAGCAGGGGGCCATTAGGTCAGGGTTCCAGCCCACAGAATGGATGATGTGCGCCCCAAGTGGCCCTCCACTGGTGGGTGAAGCCAGgaggcagggggcctgcttctttctcttgtaCCATGTGGcctcctgtttttattttgggggtaacTCACCCACAAGACCTTTTTGTGGTGTTAAAATTGACATATTATAAAACTTAttactattttaaccattcttaagTTTACAGTTTAGtggtattaaatatattaatggcGCTGTGCCTCTGAATTTAACGACTCTAAGGACCATATATGGGGAATCACACAGTACTTGTCCTTTTGTGAccggcttctttcactgagcataaaatcctcaaggttcatccgtgttgtagcaggtgtccttcctttttaaggctgaataatattcctttgtgtgtgtgtgtgtgtgtgtgtggcattttACCTGTCCGTTCATCTGCCAGTGGACCCTGGAGTTGCTTTCACCTCTTAGCTATTGCAGATAGTGCTGTTATGAACACAGGTGTACAAAAATCTCTCCCCAGACCctgatttccattcttttgggtatatacccgaagtggaattgctggtaattctatttttaatttttttgagggaagaaccaccctactgttttccatagcagctgtactattttatatttctaccaaaAGTGCACAAGGGAGCCAATTTCTGCTCATTCTtctcttgttgttgttttaaatacagTACTCATCCTTCTAGGCATGAGGTGgcatcttactgtggttttgatccACATTGTCCTGTcagtgatgtcaagcatcttttcatgcacttactggccattcatttattcttcttcaagatttcttCTTCAAGAAATGTGTGTTCAAGTCCTTTACCCAATTTCTAGGCAGATTGCTCCTTGAGCTGCTGAGGTTTACTTCTCTGTATATTCtaggtattaaccccttatccaacatatgatttgtaaatatttgcttCCATCCTGTAGGTTGCCATTTTAGCTGTTGATAGTGCCTTTTTATGcacaaaattttctaatttttatgcagtctggtttgtctctttttttattttgttgcctgtAGCCTttagtgtcatatccaagaaatcattgtcgAATCCAATGCCATGCAGCTCTTGACCTGTGCTTTCTCCTAATACTATacttttaggtcttacatttaagtctttgatccatttttaaattaattttatgtatatggtATTTGGTAAGAGCATCACCATTTTTCTAAGAAAACCCCAGCCCTGGCAGGAAAGaccaaagaaaggaaggatgcaGTGGAGAGGTACAGGCCGCAGGTGGGACAGGATACCCTGCTGGCAGGGTGGCAGCCACGCATGAGCTGGCCTGTGAAGAAGAGGCAAAGTTCTGGTACAGGAGCAGGTGAGGGGCCACTGATGAGTGGTGGCTGAgctaccccccgcccccaagaACAGCCCTTTGCTGAGCCTGGCAGGCTCCCCCGGCCCAAGCTGTAAGAGGAGGGATTTGGGTTTGAGAAGGATCTGGCTACAGGGAGGTCATGCGAGGAAACAGCCAACGTCTTTGTCTGTTTGGGTGCAGCTCTGAATGGAGGCAGGGGACTGGCCTGCACAACCCCAGGCCATGTCACCTCTCGGCTAGACCACATCCCAAGAGTGGGGTCACTGAAGGGTGCCTCAGGGCATGGAGAATTGGTGCCTGGTTGCTGCTTGTCTAGGTGGCAGTGACCAGCCGAGGGAGAACTGGTCGCTTGGGGCCTGGGTGTCCCTCAGATTCTCAAACACAAGTTGAAGGAAACAGTAATGACAACATGGGGCACCCCTGGCATGGCTGGCATTGCCTTCAGGAGGGAGAACCTTGGCACTCGTGCAGGAGTGAaggccccaggagccctgggtggctgcTGGGGATGTTGGACTCTTTCCTACACCTTGAGGGGCTGCTGGGTCTTCAGCAGGGGCCCCGAGAGCAGCCACTGGGCCCCCGCTCCACACACAGCCCGGGGAGAGAAGAGGCAAGTCTCGGATAGCATGAGAGACAGGGCCTCATCCATGCCCTGACGCCTGTTTACAAAcctctcttaaaacaaaaattcaaaaaaaaaaaaaaaaaaacaaagaaaacaaaaattcatttagGAAGATACAGGAAATATGGTAaaatgcaaagaaggaaaaaatcctTTGAAATTCCACAACCTAGAACTCACTGCTGCTTGAATTCCTTCCCTGATCTCTCTCATGTGGTGGTTACATGGCCAGCATGTCCCCCACTCATGGTCCGGTGGGACCACGGAGAAGCCACAAGGTCCTCAGCCTCTTCATGCCTGAggctttcccttcccctctcccaccaGCCCTCACCGAGTGCCCACagctcccaggccctgggctacaTTAGCCCACAGGCTATGCTTGGTCCTGAGGGAGCACCCACAGGTGATGAGGACACGGGGGTACTAGCTGCCACTGCCTGGGTTCCAGACACCGCACTGAACGCTCTACCTCTAATAGATGCTTATGACCGGTGAGGGACAGGCTCTGTGACGTGGAGTCAAGTGCTCAGGCCACACAGCTGGGATGAGACATCATCCTGGGAGCACTGGGGACACATGAAGGCTCAACCGAGGGGGAGAGGTGGCATGAGAGGTGCTTGCAGGACCCCTGGCTACAGAGGCAGGTGGGGCCAGGGAAAGAACAGGCCTCAGGGTCCTTGCCATCCAGGGCCTGCCATGAGGGAgcatcgggggtgggggggtgagtgCTGGCCATGGCAGAGTGAGGAGGCTGCAGGGGGCAGCCAGGCTAGGACAGAGGTTGTGGTCAGGCTCCCAGATGGGAGCAGAGCCGGAGCTCTGGGCCTGCCCTGGTGGGGAGAGCCCAGGCTCAGCTACTCACAGGTCATcgggggaggcctggggagagcTTGCAGGTATCCTGGGTCAGCAGGTGGCTGGCTCAGGGCTGGGCACTGAGGAGCTGACGCCCTGGCCAGGGTGTGAGCACAGCTGTTCCTTATTGACCATCAAGGTGGGAACAGAGACATGAAAGACCTGGCCTAGGACCAGGGAGTCTGTGGGCTGCCTCCTTGCCTTGCCCTGGGCTCAGTGGTTCCTGATGCTCTCAGACATACTCTGGCTCACCTGCCTCCCACACCTGGCTGCTGTCCTgtaccccccagcccctgcttcccCGACTCAGCCCGCCCAGCCCGAGCCTCTCCCCACTGACCCACCTCACCCACCAGGAGCCAGGCTGCCGTGTTCCCCGCCCGAGACCTCTGCCttgctctgctccctgcctgtCTGTTTACTGCCAGGCCTCGCCAGCCTCCTCCTGGTGAATGTCCTGCCCTGAGAGAGCGAAGGAGTGACCCAGCTCCCATGAGAGGTGGTGAGGGGAGATCATCCAGTTACCCTGGTGTCGGACCCCACTGTAAACCAAGGAGGGGCCAAGGCCCATTGATGCTGTGACACATGTGGGTACACCCCCGGCAGCacaggagagggtgagggaggtggtggtgaggggagGACATCAGAGCAGGTTCTCTGTATGGAATCCTAAAGAACAACAGACCCAGAGACTGAGGCTGCGGGAGGGTGAGGTTGGCCGGAtgcaggtggggagggaagggcggCAGGGCCCCAGACTCCCTCCCTCGCTCCAGAAACCCTAAGGCTAACGTCCCAGTGTGGCTCTGGGCACCCTTTCCTCAAGTACCAGGCTTCAGGCACACTGGCTGGCCAGGCAGGGTGTGAGGCGCGGAGTGGGGCGCAACTCAGCGGAGTCCCAGGGAGGGGAGCGGGTGTGCTTCACCGTCCCCCAGGCTGCTTCCCGAGGAGGCCCGGTTTCCCTCTTTCCCACCCAGCCTGCGGCGGGGGGAGGCTCACCCTCTTCTCTGTGTTGGCAGGTGAAGGGCGGATGCCCAAGGCGGGGGGCCCGCAGGGAGCGCGCGCGGCACCGGCCCGGCAAGCGGCGGCCAGACGGCAGCAGCCTCGGCAGACGCTGGAGTCCGGCTTCCCACCGTCGGGAGGACAGGGCATGACGGCGGCAGATCGGGCCCCACAGTGGCCCGGGCAGGTGGAGAGTCACTAGGGAGGCTCGGCCGCCTCCTCGCCCCGGGCGATCGCCATGCCGGCTGGAGCAGAGCTGCTGGGGCAGGGGCCGCAGCGTGGCGTGGCctcgccccgccgcccgcgctgagCGCTCCGAGGGCTCCGTCTGCCCCGCACCGGCCCGCGTCTCGGCGTCCCCCCCGCTCGGCGGCGACAGGGAGCGGCGCCCCGTCCCGTGCTCTGCATCTGGGCCCGCCGCTGCCGGACCATGGGATGTCGGCAAAGCTCAGAGGAGAAAGAGGCGGCGCGGCGGTCCCGGAGGATCGACCGCCATCTGCGCTCGGAGAGCCAGCGGCAGCGCCGCGAGATCAAACTGCTCCTGCTGGGCACCAGCAACTCGGGCAAGAGCACCATCGTGAAGCAGATGAAGATCATCCACAGCGGCGGCTTCAACCTGGAGGCCTGCAAGGAGTACAAGCCCCTGATCATCTACAACGCCATCGACTCGCTGACCCGCATCATCCGCGCCCTGGCCGCCCTCAAGATCGACTTCCACAACCCGGACCGCGCCTACGACGCCGTCCAGCTGTTCGCGCTCACCGGCCCTGCCGAGAGCAAGGGCGAGATCACCCCCGAGCTGCTGGGCGTCATGCGGCGGCTGTGGGCCGACCCCGGGGCGCAGGCCTGCTTCGGCCGCTCCAGCGAGTACCACCTGGAGGACAACGCCGCCTACTACCTGAACGACCTGGAGCGCATCGCCGCGCCCGACTACATCCCCACCGTCGAGGACATTCTGCGCTCCCGGGACATGACCACGGGCATCGTGGAGAACAAGTTCACCTTCAAGGAGCTGACCTTCAAGATGGTGGACGTGGGCGGGCAGAGGTCGGAGCGCAAGAAATGGATCCACTGTTTCGAGGGCGTCACGGCCATCATCTTCTGTGTGGAGCTTAGTGGCTACGACCTGAAGCTCTACGAGGACAACCAGACGGTGAGTGTGCCGGGCTTTGCCCCTGCCTGTTCCCGCCTCGCTGGCTCCTGGGAAGTGGTGGGCttgagggggtgggcagggcaggcgACGCTGAGGCACGGGGCTCCGGCCAGGGGCCGTCTCTGGGAGCACAGCGTGGAGCGTGGGGGGGGGGCGTGTCTCGGGCACCGGAGGGCCTCGGGGTACCGTCTGCTGTGGCGCCTCTCTTGGGGGCCGCTAGCACGGACAGGTCCCACTCTGACCTGAGGGTCCCTCACGGGCCCTCGGGGTCTCTGCATCCCTCTGAGTGACCACCACACCCTCGGGCCCCACCAGGTAGGGATGTCCTCACCCAGCTGCTGACAGCACTACCCTCAGGATGCTCATAGACCCCAGGTACCCAGGTGGCCCCTGCCTCAGTGCCACGAGCAGCCCACACCCATGCCCGAAATGCCCAGGGCGTGGAGAGCCATCCCTCTGCCAAGTGGGACCTACTCCTTGGCCCCAAGACCATGTTGCTTGGAGCCCAGAAAAGCGGCCCTGGGGTGCCCGGCCCGCAGGGAAGGCTcactggggaggaagaagggggagcTGGGCCCTATGaggggctctgctctgggtgaGTTTGGGGTGCAGTCAGGTGTGAGGGGGTATagccctggaggctgggagggaggtTGACAGCTCGGCAGGACATGAATGGAGACAAGGCCCAGGCCAGGCATCCGGTTGCTGGTCTATGTAGCAATCCAGGAAATACACAAAACCCCTATGATTACAGGCACTGTTATGGGTGCTGGGAACTGCAGCCACGGCCCCACAGCCCCTTTGGGATCCTTAGAGTCTGGCAGCAACAGGGTTAAGAACTGTTTCTGAGGCTTAATCCCCAGGGGTCGGGTGGGTATGGGGGTTCTTTCAGGCCCTCAGCCTGAACACTGTGGTTCTCAGCGTGGAGAAGGGCGCTCAAAGGAAGGGGGTGGATGGAGCCCCCATAGAGGGGACACAGTGCAGGGAGGTACCCAGGAGCACCCAGGGTTGGTGCTGAGCCAGTGGGGGCTCgagggggagagggtgggcagCATGATGCAGGTGCAACCAAGGCAGAAAGCCCAGTGCACAAGGCACCGCAGGGGCTTTGGGTGCCCAGGAGTGGTGGTGGAGGCTGAGCAGccggatggggtggggggtggcccaGGCTGTCCTACAGAGGACATTTTGTGCCAGGCAGGAGCACTGAACAGAGACTCGCAATCTGCCCTTGAGGCCTTTGACGCTGGGGGCAGGAGGTGTGGGGGCAAACGGGTCCACAAATAGCCATACATGGTATGGAGCTGTGGGTGCCAGCAGCTCAGGGGGGCAGTGGTctggcagggggaaggggtggtGATGGTCCTGGTGGGGGACCCACTGTGCtgggaaatgggggtggggggttagcCTCCAGGGCCTAGGGGACCAGGGCAATGGCAAGGAAGGGGCTTCATTCAGTCTTTTTTAAGGCAGGTGGTAGCTTTGTTCTTTGGGTTCAGTTGGGAGTCTTAATTGGGCTGCGGCCCCAAGAAAGTATACAGACGGCCTTGGGCTGCGGCCACCATGCTGGGTGCCTGAGCATTTTTCTGGATGGAGAGAAGGTCTGTGTCTTTCAAGGTATTCAAGGAAATCTAGCCTcttggagaaggggaaagaaacagCTGCAGGTGATCGTGAAGACAGGAGGCAGGGCTCCCCCTCTGTCCTGTGTGCACCCGGGGGTCTCTCCAGGACTGTGCCAGGCAGTGACGGTGTCAGGGGCCTAGGCTAAGGACACTGCATCCACGGGGCAGGCCTGCCTTGCTCCCAGCACTGTGTGGTTTCTAGGGTTTCTAGCTCCTCTTGTTCTTCTGCCCACACCCACTTTGGTGCTGTGTGAGGTTCTGGGCAGAGGGACATCCCAGCCAATGGGAAAGGTCAGGCTATTTGATGAGGCATTGCTCTGAGCAGAAGGCTTGGGGCTGACCAGGCTGTGACGCAAGGCCCAGGTCGGGTCCGGGCGAGGCCCCAGGACAGTGGCGGAGCACATCTGCCAGCCACATGGTGCTCCTGTGGTCAGCTCTCCGGCCTTCCGCCTTTTTCTGCCATGTCCTGAGGCTGGTGATagcctgtgctctggggccttcCTGAGGCCAGGATCTCGGGCTGCTAAGTCTGTCATCTCCAGGGCAAGGTGGCAAGTTCCTTCAGCATTGGGCTGGGCTCCCAGACCATCTGTTGGCAAGCTTTGTCAGCCTAGCCTGTGCCCACAGGTGTGGCAGGATGTGGGAGGCGGGATGCCTCAGCCCCGAGTTGGTCCCGTGTTTCATGGAGGTATTTGGCTATCATCTCTGCTATCTGAACCTGTCAACTAGGAGGTGGCCCAAGTGTCCTCAAAGATGGGCCCAAGGCCAAGCCTTCCCTCGTCTGAGGCTCTTCCTGgcccatccctgcctcccccctgcctctctcctctctgttctgGCCTTCCTGGCCTTGTTTTCCTCACACGCTCTGCTGTCTCTGGCCTTAAGTGTGTGATCACCCTGGCTCTGCCTGTCCCCATCCTTCAGGTCTCATCTCAGGCATCACCTCCTTGAAAGACCTTCCTTGACCCCAGCGCCAGCACACCCCTCTATTGCAGCCTGTCTGTCATTACACATGGGTCCCCACCTGTGTGCTAGTGAACGGCTGCCCAGTTGGGCTGGGGGCATGAACGGCAGGACAGGCAGCCCCACGAAGGCCCTCACATCTCTAGGCTGCTCCCGGCCCTCTccctggggggatgggggggtgcaCAGCTGGCAGCCCTGGGTGGGGATGGCACCCCCCAGCCTGGCTGGGGAGGGGTTCTCTGGAAGGCCTGTATTTGCCTCCTGGAGGCAGCCGGGCTCTGGAGCTGCTCAGGGCATTTTCTAAAGGGAGGGGAGAGCAGCCAGGCCTGCACCCCACCGCTCCCGCCACCCTGGTCTCAGCAGGCCCGGGGAGGTGGTTGTTCCCcagaaaaggaaattcttcatGAGAAACTCAAGCGAGGCTGGAAATTCACTGGATTCCAAATAGTTGTGACCTTTCATGCTCTACCAGCAATATCTCGGGATGGAAAACAAACAGGCTGCTGAGGAAAGACAATAGCCCCCGTGGTTCCTCGGCCGCTGGCCGCGCGGTGGGCTGGCCGCCCGGGGCAGAGCCGGGCCAGGCGGAGAGCAGAGCCTGCCCCTGCGGCGCCCGCACGCAGCTCCGTCCCCGCCGCCGGCCCGCccccctgtgcccctgccctcctcccgcCTGGCCGAGCGAGCGAGTGCAGCCATCGGACGGGACAGGGCCGCCCCGGTGCCTTCTTTTCAAGGGCCCTCAACTGTCCCCGGGCCCCAGCAGAGGCACGAGAGCCAAGAGCCAGCCACGCCGAGTTTTGCAGAAACCAAGGGAACCTGGTGGCCCAGCGCCAGGCTCTGGACCGGGCTCCTCGAGATCTTTTTTTCTGCTCGGCTCCTGAGGCCTCCAGGAGCCTCGTCTGCTCTGACAGCGGGCTggtggagccccccacccccacgcctgGCAGACGAGCCACAGCCACCGccaccacctcccccagcccccccgcccGCTGGCATCTGCGTCAGCACGTTGCCAAGGGTAACGTCGGGATCTCTAGGCTCCTGGGCGTGGAGGGCTGCAGAGGGCTGCAGGGAGCGCAGGGCAGCACCTGGGCAGGGGAGGCCGATTCCGGGGTGTCTGTGGACCATGGCAACGAGCAGATGCAAGGGGCCACGCCCAGCCTTCATAATGATTCCCCGCCCTGATCCTGAAAGGATTTAAGGGGTCCTTgggcctgcctggggccccaCCCCCCTCTACAGTCCTGGCAGGTGCCTGGGGGCTCCAGTCAGGTGGGCATCTACTGTCCCTACAAGGGGTCCCCTCAGAGAGGCCAGGAGGCTAGAGCACAGCCCGTGGATGTGTCACCTGCCCCATCCTGTGAGGTGGCAGCTGTGCCTGCTGTCCCAGTCACGGGGCAGGCGGGACAGGTGGGGGTGCCCGGGCTTAGGACGAGTCATGGTCCCTCCCTGAACCACACCTGCTATCTGCGgccaggcctccctgcctctg harbors:
- the GNAZ gene encoding guanine nucleotide-binding protein G(z) subunit alpha; this translates as MGCRQSSEEKEAARRSRRIDRHLRSESQRQRREIKLLLLGTSNSGKSTIVKQMKIIHSGGFNLEACKEYKPLIIYNAIDSLTRIIRALAALKIDFHNPDRAYDAVQLFALTGPAESKGEITPELLGVMRRLWADPGAQACFGRSSEYHLEDNAAYYLNDLERIAAPDYIPTVEDILRSRDMTTGIVENKFTFKELTFKMVDVGGQRSERKKWIHCFEGVTAIIFCVELSGYDLKLYEDNQTSRMAESLRLFDSICNNNWFINTSLILFLNKKDLLAEKIRRIPLTICFPEYKGQNTYEEAAVYIQRQFEDLNRNKETKEIYSHFTCATDTSNIQFVFDAVTDVIIQNNLKYIGLC